The Streptomyces achromogenes genome window below encodes:
- a CDS encoding peptide deformylase → MASPRPLAPLAERIEELLAPGGPLPLVLAGDPVLRVGTARYEGQLDPALLARFVEALRRTMHAAPGVGLAAPQVGVELRIAVVEDPATVPEEVRQARGRVPQPFRVLVNPSYEPVGSARAAFFEGCLSVPGYQAVVARHAEVRLTGEDEHGRPLDEVLGGWPARIVQHETDHLDGMLYLDRAEPRSLAADPNVLRRWAQPTPAEAARALDFELP, encoded by the coding sequence ATGGCATCTCCCCGTCCCCTCGCCCCCCTTGCCGAACGGATCGAGGAACTCCTCGCGCCCGGCGGCCCGTTGCCCCTCGTGCTGGCCGGAGATCCCGTTCTGCGGGTGGGCACGGCCCGTTACGAGGGTCAGCTCGACCCGGCGCTGCTGGCCCGCTTCGTCGAGGCGCTGCGCCGCACGATGCACGCGGCGCCCGGCGTCGGTCTCGCCGCGCCGCAGGTCGGCGTGGAGCTGCGGATCGCGGTCGTCGAGGACCCGGCGACGGTGCCGGAGGAGGTGCGGCAGGCCCGCGGCAGGGTGCCCCAGCCGTTCCGGGTGCTGGTCAACCCGTCGTACGAACCGGTGGGTTCGGCCCGGGCCGCGTTCTTCGAGGGCTGTCTGAGCGTGCCGGGCTACCAGGCGGTGGTGGCCCGGCACGCGGAGGTCCGGCTGACCGGCGAGGACGAGCACGGCAGGCCGCTGGACGAGGTGCTCGGCGGCTGGCCCGCCCGGATCGTCCAGCACGAGACGGACCACCTCGACGGCATGCTCTACCTCGACCGGGCCGAACCGCGCTCGCTGGCCGCGGACCCCAACGTCCTGCGGCGGTGGGCGCAGCCGACCCCGGCCGAGGCGGCGCGGGCGCTGGACTTCGAACTGCCGTAG
- a CDS encoding PepSY-associated TM helix domain-containing protein translates to MSTAPSLTAEEAPQPAAPEPKSRGPWAALRPLVLRLHFYAGVFVAPFLLVAAVTGLLYAASFQAEKLLYAHEMTVPVGDAKLPISRQVDAARKAHPEGTVSAVRPSPEDDASTRVMLSGVEGVGATHALAVFVDPYTGEVRGALEQYGSTGALPLRTWIDEFHRDLHLGENGRLYSELAASWLWVIAGGGVALWFSRRRAQRKVRGVTGRRRTLGLHGAVGVWAAAGFFFLSATGLTWSAYAGAHIDELRTSLGQATPSVSAAASGGDHAGHDAASRAGGDGAHGVGLDKVLAAARAEGLGDPVEIVPPADASSAYVVKQVQRSWPEKQDAVAVDPASGEVTDTLRFADHPLLAKLTRYGIDLHTGVLFGLANQIALMLLALALILLIVWGYRMWWQRGRGGAFGRPIPRGAWAQVPPYVLVPLMAAVAVVGYLVPLLGIPLAGFLVVDVVLGEIAHRRDRRTSVA, encoded by the coding sequence ATGTCCACCGCTCCCTCCCTCACCGCGGAAGAGGCCCCGCAACCGGCGGCCCCCGAGCCGAAGTCCCGCGGCCCGTGGGCCGCACTGCGCCCCCTGGTCCTGCGGCTGCACTTCTACGCCGGCGTGTTCGTGGCGCCCTTCCTGCTGGTCGCCGCCGTCACCGGCCTGCTGTACGCCGCCTCGTTCCAGGCCGAGAAGCTCCTGTACGCGCACGAGATGACGGTGCCCGTCGGCGACGCGAAGCTGCCGATATCCCGGCAGGTCGACGCGGCCCGCAAGGCCCACCCGGAGGGAACCGTCTCGGCGGTGCGCCCCTCACCCGAGGACGACGCCTCCACCCGCGTGATGCTGTCCGGCGTCGAGGGGGTCGGCGCCACCCACGCCCTCGCGGTGTTCGTCGACCCGTACACCGGCGAGGTGCGCGGCGCGCTGGAACAGTACGGTTCGACGGGCGCGCTGCCGCTGCGCACCTGGATCGACGAGTTCCACCGCGACCTCCACCTCGGTGAGAACGGCCGCCTCTACAGCGAACTCGCGGCGAGCTGGCTCTGGGTGATCGCGGGCGGCGGGGTCGCGCTGTGGTTCTCCCGCCGGCGCGCGCAGCGCAAGGTCCGCGGGGTCACCGGACGGCGCCGCACGCTCGGCCTGCACGGCGCCGTCGGCGTGTGGGCGGCGGCCGGCTTCTTCTTCCTGTCCGCGACCGGTCTGACCTGGTCGGCGTACGCGGGCGCCCACATCGACGAGCTGCGCACCTCGCTCGGCCAGGCCACCCCGTCGGTGTCGGCCGCCGCGAGCGGCGGCGACCACGCCGGCCACGACGCGGCGTCCAGGGCGGGCGGGGACGGCGCACACGGCGTGGGTCTCGACAAGGTCCTGGCCGCAGCGCGCGCCGAGGGCCTCGGCGACCCGGTCGAGATCGTCCCGCCCGCCGACGCCTCGTCCGCCTACGTCGTCAAGCAGGTGCAGCGCAGCTGGCCCGAGAAGCAGGACGCGGTCGCGGTGGACCCGGCGTCCGGGGAGGTCACCGACACCCTGCGGTTCGCCGACCACCCGCTGCTGGCCAAGCTGACCCGGTACGGCATCGACCTGCACACCGGCGTCCTGTTCGGCCTGGCCAACCAGATCGCGCTGATGCTCCTCGCGCTCGCGCTGATCCTGCTGATCGTGTGGGGCTACCGGATGTGGTGGCAGCGCGGCCGGGGCGGCGCGTTCGGCCGGCCGATCCCGCGCGGCGCCTGGGCGCAGGTTCCGCCGTACGTCCTGGTCCCGCTGATGGCGGCGGTCGCCGTGGTCGGTTACCTCGTCCCGCTGCTCGGCATCCCGCTCGCCGGGTTCCTCGTGGTGGACGTCGTCCTCGGCGAGATCGCGCACCGGCGCGACCGGCGGACGTCCGTCGCCTGA
- a CDS encoding tetratricopeptide repeat protein, whose amino-acid sequence MRYERARGGTEEYYSHGTPAERWERAQLFFGAREYTAAARVLAGLVEEAPEQTGPRLLLARAYYHSAQLRRAESELRLIVERDPVEHYARLMLGRTLERQGRHAEAGPHLRIASALTGDFPQD is encoded by the coding sequence ATGAGGTACGAGAGGGCACGCGGCGGGACCGAGGAGTACTACTCCCACGGGACGCCGGCCGAACGCTGGGAGCGGGCGCAGTTGTTCTTCGGGGCGCGCGAGTACACCGCCGCGGCCCGGGTGCTGGCCGGCCTGGTCGAGGAGGCGCCGGAGCAGACCGGTCCGCGCCTGCTGCTGGCCCGCGCCTACTACCACTCGGCCCAACTGCGCCGCGCCGAGTCCGAGTTGCGGCTCATCGTCGAGCGCGATCCGGTCGAGCACTACGCCCGGCTGATGCTGGGCCGCACCCTGGAGCGGCAGGGCCGGCACGCGGAGGCCGGACCCCACCTGCGGATCGCCTCGGCGCTGACGGGCGACTTCCCGCAGGACTGA
- a CDS encoding aromatic ring-hydroxylating oxygenase subunit alpha, whose protein sequence is METESASGPYPSLEHRNGAVPDLRRRGIDPDYWYPVAVSRSVARKKTFAARFAGERIALYRGEGGTVFALEDRCAHRQVPLSMGVVEGEVLRCCYHAWAYRGNGRISQIPYLPKGVGRPPRGVRAYPVQEAYGLVFVFPGDPEKAAATPLPDLPEFGSARHMTMTFSRTVRCHYSFMHENLLDMNHQFLHRGVLGRIRPELLGFDTGPDFVEARYLFVPAGGKKDRGAGLLSAEGLGGGSSPDVITVRTQYPYQTLRAVPEKAELPAFSLWAAYVPQDAEQRVNHTFGLLMIAKPPIPGALHAARPFIRRFTERVFAEDRMAVEAEQRAWDEQGEDRNQEVFPLILRVRDVLRNNGVPLRPTTARAGAGPCGGGAGCSP, encoded by the coding sequence ATCGAGACTGAATCCGCGAGCGGTCCGTATCCGTCGCTCGAGCACAGGAACGGAGCGGTCCCGGACCTCCGGCGCCGCGGGATCGACCCGGACTACTGGTATCCGGTCGCCGTGTCCCGGAGCGTGGCGAGGAAGAAGACGTTCGCCGCCCGGTTCGCGGGGGAGCGGATCGCCCTGTACCGCGGCGAGGGCGGCACGGTCTTCGCCCTGGAGGACCGCTGCGCCCATCGTCAGGTGCCCCTGAGCATGGGCGTGGTCGAGGGCGAGGTGCTGCGCTGCTGCTACCACGCCTGGGCCTACCGGGGGAACGGCCGCATCTCGCAGATCCCGTACCTGCCCAAGGGCGTGGGCCGGCCGCCGCGGGGCGTGCGCGCCTATCCGGTCCAGGAGGCCTACGGCCTGGTCTTCGTCTTTCCCGGCGATCCCGAGAAGGCCGCCGCGACGCCGCTGCCCGACCTGCCCGAGTTCGGTTCGGCCCGGCACATGACCATGACGTTCTCGCGCACCGTGCGATGCCACTACTCGTTCATGCACGAGAACCTGCTCGACATGAACCACCAGTTCCTGCACCGGGGCGTCCTCGGCAGGATCCGGCCCGAACTGCTGGGATTCGACACGGGCCCGGACTTCGTCGAGGCGCGGTACCTGTTCGTTCCCGCGGGAGGGAAGAAGGACCGGGGCGCGGGTCTGCTGTCCGCCGAGGGCCTGGGCGGAGGTTCCTCGCCAGACGTCATCACCGTCCGCACCCAGTACCCGTACCAGACGCTGCGGGCGGTCCCGGAGAAGGCCGAGCTCCCGGCGTTCTCCCTGTGGGCCGCCTACGTGCCGCAGGACGCCGAGCAGCGCGTCAACCACACCTTCGGACTGCTCATGATCGCGAAGCCGCCGATCCCGGGTGCCCTGCACGCCGCCCGGCCGTTCATCCGAAGGTTCACCGAACGGGTCTTCGCGGAGGACCGGATGGCCGTCGAGGCCGAGCAGCGGGCCTGGGACGAGCAGGGCGAGGACCGCAACCAGGAGGTGTTCCCGCTGATCCTGCGCGTCCGCGACGTGCTGCGGAACAACGGGGTCCCGCTGCGCCCCACCACGGCGCGCGCCGGTGCGGGCCCTTGCGGAGGCGGCGCCGGCTGCTCGCCCTGA
- a CDS encoding DUF6400 family protein, protein MSSHGDAFPAEPDEPAETRGPAADRPGASALVGLDIDLSSHEMLRRAHVLDALGAAWDPLAALRGEEAAYELLYSGLSPEQQRMYDELVSAGVLPRGGGGHAAA, encoded by the coding sequence ATGTCCTCCCATGGCGACGCCTTCCCCGCCGAACCCGACGAACCCGCCGAGACGCGCGGGCCTGCCGCGGACCGGCCCGGCGCGTCCGCCCTGGTCGGCCTGGACATCGACCTGAGCTCGCACGAAATGCTCCGCCGCGCCCATGTCCTGGACGCCCTCGGGGCCGCCTGGGACCCCCTCGCCGCGCTGCGCGGCGAGGAAGCGGCGTACGAGCTGCTCTACTCGGGCCTCAGCCCGGAACAGCAGCGGATGTACGACGAGCTGGTCTCGGCCGGTGTCCTCCCGCGCGGAGGGGGCGGCCATGCTGCCGCTTGA
- a CDS encoding hydrogenase maturation protein: protein MHILLLASAFNSLTQRAHAELRDRGHTVAVELALAGGPLPEAVRRHAPELVVAPMLKTAIPQEVWTAYTCLVVHPGPVGDRGPSSLDWAIHEGVDRWGVTVLQADREMDAGDVWACVPCRVPPVSKSELYRGEIADAALEALMLAVERFAGGTYVPLRQPASGTTDARPGTRPYLDQSVRRIDWAADSTEDVLRRLRAADSQPGVLDTLLGGEWYLHGGHPENVLRGRPGDLLATRAGAVCRATRDGAVWIPELRPRREPGQPPTFRLPAVRALGDRLPPLPEHPLPPLPDADLGTWTDIRYREDGNVGCLSFSFPGGAMSTEQCRRLLDAYREACTRPTSVLVLGGERDFFSNGIHLNVIEAAADPAAESWANINAIDDLVEAVLTTTDRLVVAAVAGNAAAGGVMLALAADELWCRSGAVLNPHYRLMGLYGSEYWTYTLPRRVGPATADRLMREALPVSSASALRLGLADRVVDCGPDAFAREAGALAARLAALPATAARITAKKTALDRLEAATPLAGFRERELALMRRTFDDPDASYHALRRSFVHKERPARTPPHLASAAVAQPVPVPTAAAVTGTAHDGVPSRPIG from the coding sequence GTGCACATCCTGCTCCTTGCCAGCGCGTTCAACAGCCTCACCCAGCGCGCCCACGCCGAACTGCGCGATCGTGGCCACACCGTGGCGGTGGAGCTGGCGCTGGCCGGCGGCCCGTTGCCGGAAGCCGTGCGGCGGCACGCACCCGAGCTCGTCGTCGCGCCGATGCTGAAGACGGCGATTCCGCAGGAGGTCTGGACGGCGTACACCTGCCTCGTCGTCCACCCGGGGCCTGTGGGCGACCGCGGACCGTCCTCCCTGGACTGGGCGATCCATGAGGGCGTCGACCGGTGGGGCGTCACCGTCCTCCAGGCGGACCGGGAGATGGACGCCGGTGACGTGTGGGCCTGCGTCCCGTGCCGGGTCCCGCCGGTGTCCAAGAGCGAGCTGTACCGGGGCGAGATCGCCGACGCCGCGCTGGAGGCCCTCATGCTCGCGGTGGAGCGCTTCGCCGGCGGAACGTACGTACCCCTGCGGCAACCCGCGTCCGGTACGACGGACGCCCGCCCGGGCACGCGTCCGTACCTCGACCAGAGCGTCCGGCGGATCGACTGGGCCGCGGACTCCACCGAGGACGTCCTGCGCCGGCTCAGAGCGGCGGACTCCCAGCCCGGGGTGCTGGACACGCTGCTCGGCGGCGAGTGGTACCTGCACGGCGGCCACCCCGAGAACGTGCTGCGCGGCCGCCCGGGCGACCTGCTGGCCACCCGGGCCGGAGCGGTCTGCCGGGCCACCCGGGACGGCGCGGTGTGGATCCCCGAACTGCGGCCCCGGCGCGAGCCCGGACAGCCCCCCACGTTCAGGCTGCCGGCCGTCCGGGCGCTGGGCGACCGGCTGCCGCCGCTGCCCGAGCACCCCCTGCCCCCGCTGCCCGACGCGGACCTCGGCACCTGGACCGACATCCGCTACCGCGAGGACGGCAACGTCGGCTGCCTGTCGTTCTCATTCCCTGGCGGAGCCATGAGCACCGAGCAGTGCCGACGTCTGCTGGACGCCTACCGGGAAGCGTGCACACGGCCCACGTCCGTGCTGGTGCTGGGCGGCGAACGGGACTTCTTCTCCAACGGGATCCACCTCAACGTCATCGAGGCCGCGGCCGACCCCGCGGCCGAGTCCTGGGCGAACATCAACGCCATCGACGACCTGGTCGAGGCGGTCCTGACGACGACGGACCGGCTGGTGGTCGCGGCGGTCGCGGGCAACGCCGCCGCGGGCGGGGTGATGCTGGCCCTCGCCGCCGACGAGCTGTGGTGCCGCTCGGGCGCCGTGCTGAACCCCCACTACCGTCTGATGGGCCTGTACGGATCGGAGTACTGGACGTACACCCTTCCACGCAGGGTGGGGCCCGCGACGGCAGACCGGCTCATGCGCGAGGCCCTGCCGGTGAGCTCGGCGAGCGCCCTGCGCCTCGGACTGGCCGACCGCGTGGTCGACTGCGGCCCGGACGCGTTCGCGCGGGAGGCCGGCGCTCTGGCGGCCCGGCTGGCGGCCCTCCCGGCGACGGCGGCACGGATCACCGCGAAGAAGACCGCACTGGACCGGCTGGAGGCCGCCACCCCGCTGGCCGGCTTCCGTGAGCGGGAGCTGGCCCTCATGCGCCGCACCTTCGACGACCCGGACGCCTCCTACCACGCCCTGCGCCGCTCCTTCGTCCACAAGGAACGGCCGGCCCGCACCCCGCCGCACCTGGCCTCCGCCGCGGTTGCGCAACCCGTTCCCGTCCCCACTGCCGCCGCTGTCACCGGAACGGCCCACGATGGCGTCCCGTCACGGCCGATCGGCTGA
- a CDS encoding hydrogenase expression protein HypE: protein MTEATPGTVGAADADGAPADETPTIHILWINAGLSCDGDSVALTAAMQPSIEEIVLGVLPGLPKIAVHWPLIDFECGPIGGSDTFIEWFFKGERGEIDPFVLVVEGSIPNEAIKPEGYWCGFGDNPETGQPITTSEWIDRLAPKALAVVAIGTCATYGGIHAMAGNPTGAMGVPDYLGWDWKSHAGIPIVCVPGCPIQPDNFSETLTYLLYQAAGSAPMIPLDDKLRPTWLFGATVHEGCDRAGYYEQGQFALSYDSPTCLVKLGCWGPVVKCNVPKRGWMNGIGGCPNVGGICIACTMPGFPDKFMPFMDEPPGAKVSSGASGAYGAVVRTLRSITARTVDKEPKWRRTGDRITTGYRPPW, encoded by the coding sequence ATGACTGAGGCGACGCCGGGCACGGTCGGCGCTGCGGACGCGGACGGCGCGCCCGCCGACGAGACACCCACGATCCACATTCTCTGGATCAACGCGGGGCTGAGCTGCGACGGCGACTCGGTCGCGCTGACGGCCGCCATGCAGCCCAGCATCGAGGAGATCGTGCTCGGTGTGCTGCCGGGTCTTCCGAAGATCGCCGTCCACTGGCCGCTCATCGACTTCGAGTGCGGCCCGATCGGCGGCTCGGACACGTTCATCGAATGGTTCTTCAAGGGGGAGCGGGGCGAGATCGACCCGTTCGTCCTGGTCGTCGAGGGCTCCATCCCCAACGAGGCGATCAAGCCCGAGGGCTACTGGTGCGGCTTCGGCGACAACCCGGAGACCGGCCAGCCGATCACCACCAGCGAGTGGATCGACCGGCTCGCCCCGAAGGCCCTCGCGGTCGTCGCCATCGGCACCTGCGCCACCTACGGCGGCATCCACGCCATGGCGGGCAACCCGACCGGCGCCATGGGCGTGCCGGACTACCTCGGCTGGGACTGGAAGTCCCACGCGGGCATCCCCATCGTGTGCGTCCCGGGCTGTCCGATCCAGCCCGACAACTTCTCCGAGACGCTCACCTACCTGCTCTACCAGGCGGCCGGCTCCGCCCCGATGATCCCGCTGGACGACAAGCTGCGCCCCACCTGGCTGTTCGGGGCCACCGTGCACGAGGGCTGCGACCGCGCGGGCTACTACGAGCAGGGCCAGTTCGCGCTGTCGTACGACTCCCCGACGTGCCTGGTCAAGCTCGGCTGCTGGGGCCCGGTCGTCAAGTGCAACGTGCCCAAGCGCGGCTGGATGAACGGGATCGGCGGCTGCCCCAACGTGGGCGGCATCTGCATCGCCTGCACGATGCCGGGCTTCCCCGACAAGTTCATGCCGTTCATGGACGAGCCGCCCGGCGCCAAGGTGTCCAGCGGCGCCAGCGGGGCGTACGGCGCCGTCGTGCGCACACTGCGGTCGATCACCGCCCGGACCGTGGACAAGGAGCCCAAGTGGCGCCGCACCGGAGACCGGATCACCACCGGATACCGACCCCCGTGGTGA
- a CDS encoding nickel-dependent hydrogenase large subunit, whose product MAPKTKAAGDGTGLVEMAWDPITRIVGSLGIHTKIDFKQKRVAECYSTSSVFRGYSVFMRGKDPRDAHFITSRICGICGDNHATCSVYAQNMAYGVKPPHLAEWIINLGESAEYMFDHNIFQENLVGVDYCEKMVRETNPGVLELAERTEAPHAAEHGYRTIADIMRSLNPLEGEFYREALQVSRYTREMFCLMEGRHVHPSTLYPGGVGTIASVQLFTDYLSRLMRYVEFMKRVVPLHDDLFDFFYEALPGYEEVGRRRVLLGCWGALNDPEHCDFTYANMTDWGRRMFVTPGVIVDGKLVTNDLTEINLGIRILLGSSYYEDWQGQEQFVTRDPLGNPVDPRHPWNQHTIPAPQKRDFDDKYSWVMSPRWFDGKDHLALDTGGGPIARLWSTALSGLVDIGYVKATGHSVVINLPRTMTKPETTFEWKIPQWSNALERNRARTYFQAYAAAVALHFAEKGLEEVRAGRTQTWEKFEVPDEGIGVGFTEAVRGVLSHHMVIRDGKIANYHPYPPTPWNASTRDTFGTPGPYEDAVQNTPIFEENTPENFKGIDIMRAVRSFDPCLPCGVHMYVGGGKTVKSMHVPTGLSGLGG is encoded by the coding sequence ATGGCACCGAAGACGAAGGCGGCCGGCGACGGCACCGGCCTGGTGGAGATGGCCTGGGACCCGATCACCCGGATCGTGGGCAGCCTGGGCATCCACACGAAGATCGACTTCAAGCAGAAACGGGTCGCGGAGTGCTACAGCACCTCGTCGGTCTTCCGTGGCTACAGCGTCTTCATGCGCGGCAAGGACCCCCGCGACGCCCACTTCATCACCAGCCGCATCTGCGGGATCTGCGGGGACAACCACGCCACCTGTTCGGTGTACGCGCAGAACATGGCGTACGGCGTGAAGCCCCCGCACCTCGCCGAGTGGATCATCAACCTCGGCGAGTCCGCGGAGTACATGTTCGACCACAACATCTTCCAGGAGAACCTGGTCGGGGTCGACTACTGCGAGAAGATGGTCAGGGAGACCAACCCCGGCGTCCTCGAACTCGCCGAACGCACCGAGGCCCCGCACGCGGCCGAGCACGGCTACCGCACGATCGCCGACATCATGCGCTCGCTCAACCCCCTGGAGGGCGAGTTCTACCGCGAGGCCCTCCAGGTCAGCCGCTACACGCGCGAGATGTTCTGCCTGATGGAGGGCCGCCATGTGCACCCCTCCACGCTCTACCCGGGCGGCGTCGGCACCATCGCCTCCGTCCAGCTCTTCACGGACTACCTCAGCCGCCTGATGCGCTACGTGGAGTTCATGAAGCGCGTCGTGCCCCTGCACGACGACCTGTTCGACTTCTTCTACGAGGCGCTGCCCGGCTACGAGGAAGTGGGCCGCCGCCGTGTCCTGCTCGGCTGCTGGGGCGCGCTCAACGACCCCGAGCACTGCGACTTCACCTACGCCAACATGACGGACTGGGGCCGGCGGATGTTCGTCACGCCCGGCGTCATCGTCGACGGCAAACTGGTCACCAACGACCTCACCGAGATCAACCTCGGCATCCGCATCCTGCTGGGCAGCTCCTACTACGAGGACTGGCAGGGCCAGGAGCAGTTCGTCACCCGCGACCCGCTCGGCAACCCGGTGGACCCGCGCCACCCGTGGAACCAGCACACCATCCCCGCCCCGCAGAAGCGCGACTTCGACGACAAATACAGCTGGGTCATGTCGCCGCGCTGGTTCGACGGCAAGGACCACCTCGCGCTGGACACCGGCGGCGGCCCCATCGCCCGCCTGTGGTCGACCGCGTTGTCCGGACTCGTCGACATCGGGTACGTCAAGGCCACCGGCCACAGCGTGGTCATCAACCTGCCCCGCACCATGACCAAGCCGGAGACCACCTTCGAGTGGAAGATCCCGCAGTGGTCCAACGCCCTGGAGCGCAACCGCGCCCGCACCTACTTCCAGGCGTACGCGGCCGCCGTCGCCCTGCACTTCGCGGAGAAGGGCCTCGAGGAGGTCCGCGCCGGACGCACCCAGACCTGGGAGAAGTTCGAGGTCCCCGACGAGGGCATCGGCGTCGGCTTCACCGAGGCCGTCCGCGGCGTGCTGTCCCACCACATGGTGATCCGCGACGGCAAGATCGCCAACTACCACCCGTACCCGCCCACCCCCTGGAACGCCAGCACCAGGGACACCTTCGGCACCCCGGGCCCGTACGAGGACGCCGTGCAGAACACGCCCATCTTCGAGGAGAACACCCCGGAGAACTTCAAGGGCATCGACATCATGCGCGCCGTCCGCAGCTTCGACCCCTGTCTGCCCTGCGGCGTCCACATGTACGTCGGCGGCGGCAAGACGGTGAAGTCGATGCACGTGCCCACCGGCCTGAGCGGACTGGGCGGATGA
- a CDS encoding DUF5947 family protein, whose product MTASPATRTHGLRRFVTERAPQPERCELCAVTVPADHRHLVDTEKRALVCACAPCGLLMEQPGAAAGRFRTVPHRYLADPAHHLDDSAWDALQIPVGVAFLFRNAALDRLVALYPSPAGATESELDPATWTDVLGGSRLAALLEPDVEALLLRRTDGGCACHLVPIDVCYELVGRMRLLWQGFDGGAEARAALDAFFADVARRARPVDEAERPSRKAVRP is encoded by the coding sequence ATGACGGCGTCCCCGGCGACGCGCACGCACGGCCTGCGGAGGTTCGTCACCGAACGCGCCCCGCAGCCCGAACGGTGCGAACTGTGCGCCGTGACGGTCCCGGCGGACCACCGCCACCTGGTCGACACCGAGAAACGCGCCCTCGTCTGCGCCTGCGCCCCCTGCGGGCTGCTGATGGAACAGCCGGGGGCCGCCGCGGGCCGCTTCCGCACAGTCCCGCACCGCTACCTCGCCGACCCTGCACACCACCTCGACGACAGCGCGTGGGACGCCCTGCAGATCCCGGTCGGCGTCGCCTTCCTCTTCCGCAACGCGGCACTCGACCGGCTGGTCGCCCTCTACCCGAGCCCGGCCGGCGCCACCGAGAGCGAACTCGACCCCGCCACCTGGACGGACGTCCTCGGCGGCAGCCGCCTCGCCGCACTGCTCGAACCCGATGTGGAGGCGCTGCTGCTGCGCCGCACCGACGGCGGCTGCGCGTGCCACCTCGTCCCCATCGACGTCTGCTACGAACTCGTCGGCCGTATGCGCCTGTTGTGGCAGGGCTTCGACGGCGGGGCCGAGGCCCGCGCCGCTCTGGACGCGTTCTTCGCGGACGTCGCGCGCCGCGCCCGGCCCGTGGACGAGGCGGAGCGCCCGTCGCGGAAGGCGGTGCGGCCGTGA
- a CDS encoding DUF6084 family protein — MTDFSFACTGVRADRYAAGPTLVFRLRVTAAAGARVHALALRCQIRIEPARRAYGAAEADGLSDLFGERSRWGSTLQPVQFAQVALMVPSFTGEIETDLVVPCTYDMDVAATRYLTALTDGEVPLLMLFSGTAFTGDGGFQVEPVPWDREAAFRMPVTTWREMIEQHFPGCGWIRLPRDTMDALLAYRSRHALTSWEATLKALLGDDGGGNGDGGDDGVLAPPARDPFRALTGSTGRTDP, encoded by the coding sequence GTGACGGACTTCTCCTTCGCCTGCACCGGCGTGCGCGCCGACCGGTACGCCGCAGGACCGACCCTGGTCTTCCGGCTGCGGGTCACCGCCGCGGCCGGCGCACGCGTGCACGCCCTCGCGCTGCGCTGCCAGATCCGCATCGAACCCGCCCGCCGGGCCTACGGGGCGGCCGAGGCCGACGGACTGTCCGACCTCTTCGGCGAGCGCTCCCGCTGGGGCAGCACGCTCCAGCCGGTGCAGTTCGCCCAGGTCGCGCTTATGGTCCCGAGTTTCACCGGAGAGATCGAGACCGACCTCGTGGTGCCCTGCACGTACGACATGGACGTCGCCGCGACCCGCTATCTCACCGCCCTCACCGACGGCGAGGTCCCGCTGCTGATGCTGTTCTCCGGCACGGCCTTCACCGGCGACGGCGGATTCCAGGTCGAGCCGGTTCCGTGGGACCGGGAGGCGGCTTTCCGGATGCCGGTCACCACGTGGCGGGAGATGATCGAGCAGCACTTCCCCGGCTGCGGCTGGATCCGGCTGCCGCGCGACACCATGGACGCCCTGCTCGCCTACCGCTCCCGGCACGCCCTGACGTCCTGGGAGGCGACCCTCAAGGCCCTGCTCGGCGACGACGGCGGCGGCAACGGGGACGGCGGCGACGACGGTGTCCTGGCACCGCCCGCGCGCGACCCGTTCCGCGCGCTCACCGGGAGCACCGGAAGGACGGATCCGTGA
- a CDS encoding hydrogenase maturation protease: protein MKPSAPPDPRTLVAGIGNVFLGDDGFGVETVRRLAERDLPGRTEVVDIGVRGVHLAYQLLDGYDTLVLVDATSRGEAPGTLYVIEHDVGAAPSPPAAAMDGHRMTPDTVLALLATLCAGTGTEPPRRVLVVGCEPASVEEGVGLSAPVSDAVPRAVRLIEELLRSGEPSAAQTPTAQTPTAQTPTARAST from the coding sequence ATGAAGCCCTCCGCACCGCCGGACCCCAGAACCCTCGTCGCCGGCATCGGCAACGTGTTCCTCGGCGACGACGGCTTCGGCGTGGAGACCGTCCGCCGGCTCGCCGAACGCGACCTGCCCGGCCGCACCGAGGTCGTGGACATCGGCGTACGGGGGGTGCACCTCGCCTACCAGCTGCTGGACGGCTACGACACCCTCGTCCTCGTGGACGCCACGTCCCGCGGCGAGGCCCCGGGCACCCTGTACGTCATCGAACACGATGTCGGCGCGGCCCCTTCGCCGCCCGCCGCCGCGATGGACGGCCACCGGATGACTCCCGACACCGTCCTCGCGCTGTTGGCCACCCTCTGCGCCGGCACCGGCACGGAGCCGCCGCGCCGCGTCCTCGTCGTCGGCTGCGAACCGGCCTCGGTGGAGGAGGGCGTCGGGCTGAGCGCGCCGGTGTCCGACGCCGTGCCACGGGCCGTCCGGCTGATCGAAGAACTGCTGCGGAGCGGCGAGCCGTCCGCGGCGCAGACCCCGACCGCGCAGACCCCGACCGCACAGACCCCGACCGCACGTGCTTCGACATGA
- a CDS encoding DUF6893 family small protein codes for MKKIVIGGAALAAVVAVFAEVFPDIRRYLRIRRM; via the coding sequence ATGAAGAAGATCGTCATCGGCGGAGCGGCCCTGGCCGCCGTGGTCGCCGTCTTCGCCGAGGTGTTTCCCGACATCAGGCGCTACCTGCGGATCCGACGGATGTGA